The following DNA comes from Miscanthus floridulus cultivar M001 chromosome 5, ASM1932011v1, whole genome shotgun sequence.
ctggaccattcgcaaggttcctacaggaaaatggcatagttgcttagtactccacaccgggggagcctcagcagaatggagtggctgaacgacgtaaccgtaccttaatggatatggtaagaaccatgatgagttactccacattaccgattagtttatggatggaggcactgaaaaccgctattcacatacttaatcgagtaccaagtaaatcggtgtctaaaacaccgtatgaattatggacaggaagggaaccctcacttaaccatttgcgtgtgtggggctgtccagctgaggcaaaagtgtttaatccaaacataggaaagttagactccaagacagtcagctgccattttattgactatccagaaagatcgaaatgatatcgcttctattgtcctgacagacatacgaagattgtagaaacaagacacgctgtgttcttggaggataacatgatcagggggagcatggtagcacgagaaatcagcctacaggagaagcgggtacatgtacccactccgatggttgaagaaccattcttcacgctacctgctgctgttgcaccgacagtgcaggacactgtagtgccaacacctgttgcaagttctcccgtggcgacaatgaatgaacatgaggaacctatccttgaggaacctatagaaccaaatattgcatatgaggaagaacaacaacagccaaatgtggaacaagtgccggaggcacctagaaggtctcaaagaataagaagatcagctattactgatgactatgaagtttatgaaacagaagaatgtcagatgggggatgatcccacctcatttgaagaagccatgagaagcgaccactcatcaaagtggcttaaggccatggaagatgaattgaaatcaatgagtaccaataaagtttgggacttagaaaatattcctaaaggagccaaaacagtaggctgtaaatgggtctacaaaacgaaatatgactcccaagagAATATaaaaagatttaaagcgcgacttgtggcgaaaggcttcacgcaaagagaagggattgattataatgagacgttttctctagtctcatgtaaagattccttcagaattataatggcacttgtagcccactatgatttggagttgcatcaaatggatgtaaagacggctttcctaaatggggatttagaagaaaatgtttatatgacacaaccgaaaggttttgtcgtaaaaggaaaggaaaatatgggatgccgcctaaagaaatcaatctacggattgaagcaagcttcaagacagtggtatttgaagtttgatagaacgataaaaggttttgggtttaaagaaaatgttgaggacaattgcgtttatgcaaagttcaggaatggaaagtacatattcctaattttgtatgtggatgatatcttgcttgctagtagtgatatcaatctactaatggaaatgaagaaattcttgtcctcaaactttgatatgaaagatctcggtgaggcctcgttcattttgggaatagagattcaccgagacatgagaaaaggggttctaggattatcgcaaaaggcatacatagaaaaggtcctaaAGAAATTTAgatgcatgcgtgcagtccttcacctgctcctatagtcaagggcgatagatttggggaacatcagtgtcccaagaaccaatatgaaattaaccgaatgaaagcggtaccgtatgcttcagctgttggaagtttacaatatgcttaaatgtgtacacgccctgacttagcttttgttaccgggttacttggcagatatcaaaataatccaggaattgaacattagaaattagtgaagaaagtcctacGTTATTTGTAGGGTACGAAAGGcatcatgcttacgtatagaagatctgattccctgcagatagaggggtattcagattctgattatgcgggagacgaaagaaaatccacgtcaggatatgtatttactctcgcaggaggggctatatcgtggaaaagctccaaacaaaccgtaactacatcctcgacaatgtatgccgagtttgtagcatgctatgaggcaacggggcaggtgaattggctgaagaaattcatacccggattgaaagtgattgatgatataaatgaaccactgagattgtattgtgataacaatccagcggtacagtacgctcacaacaataggtcaagtggtgctgccaaacacattgacataaaagtactatgttgtgaaagataaagttcaggatcatataataaatcttgagcatataagtacagagaaaatgctcgcggatccgctcacaaagggcttaccacccaacgtgttcagagaacacgtagccggcatgggtttaagggaaagcttatgattcccgaacatacgaagggcccaaagaaagtttacatttcaaaacggagaagtgtattgtggctgttagtctaacggcactaattgttgtgacgatgggacagttctatgcactaatctgtgatgaaataggatggaagcaagaaaaaatatgaattgaaagttttgagtatgaaattaaagaacgaagaatagatgatagatcaagggggagaatgttaggattgatctcccaccagttaagcccaacggcctaattgggccttgtcctcgcgccctgatcgggggcgcccaaccctacatggttggtgggccctcgtcgcacagcgctataaaggaaaggtggaggccggggctcgcagtacgaggttcaccgcgccgccagtcaccccaccgacatcctaaccctagatccgatcgaaagtaggggcgctgccagcgacgggaagcaccaccgacgccggcaacgccacccgacgCTCACGCTGCcaccgaggacgccacagcgccactccctctccaccgaacgtcgctgccggtgcacagatggcgtccgtcaacgaaaccccggccgaagcttcaacaactacggcatTCGATGGTTTGCGACCTATCAcccctctctctatctctctgtgAAACCCGAACATCTATTACTACTATGCTAAGTATCCCGATCCGATGAATATACCTAAAATGAAATCTAACAGGCCCACCTCATGACTGTGGACTGCGTTGGCAACATGAGCTTTCGATGGCACATCAAGCCTGTCAAATCCGTGCTTGCAGGCGTTACACGATTAGGTTTGTGTGAAAATACCTACGCAATGACACGTGACACCTCTCATGATTTTTTAGAGTTACGGACTATATAAAGATTGCTTAGTCCATATACATCATGGTTGTTCCGAGAGATTAATATGATGTTTGCATCATCAGGCTAGGAGGTAGAATGATATATAGCAACAATTTGTAGTAGAATAAGATCGGTGCaccttttttagataatggatcgAAGTTCCAGCTAGATCGATGCACCTTAGACCCCACATTTTGTAGCTAGCTTCACCTGTTGATTAAGCACTAGTTTGTCACGGTTCTCGGTCCTCTTAAAAGGGCCAGCTTCTTTGTGAAGCTAAAGCCATGGTTCTCGGTCCTCTTAAAAGGGCCAGCTTCTTTGTGAAGCTAAAGCCATTTTCAGAAAACGTGTGGCAAAAATGATTGTAGTTGTAGTTTTGTTATGTTTTGTGCCAAGTTTGTGAGGAGTGGCTAGGGGAAGCCACTTGTTCGCGGCTTGAGCTcctaggtaaaaaaaaaactcctGCTCCTCCTGGCTCCTTACCGAAGCCATTTTAGCACCCACTGTTTGGTTGCTTCACGAAAAGAACTACGAAGAGCTAGAGCTGTAGTCGTGCTATACGCACCCTAAATCTTGTATTTATGGAGGTGTATATTATGTAAGTTACTAAACATGTTTGCCCGAAGAGAAGGTAAGGGGATTGGGTCAAAATAGTAGACGGCGTTAGTCTGGTCTACTTATGTCTTGCTTGCATATGCATAGGGATTAAATGACACTTGAACTGTATTGAGCAGGGATCATAGATGAGCTTCTCACGTAGCATATGTGTTAAGTAGTGTATGGTGTGCACCAATGTCGTCACAAATTTGAGATAATGCGCCTTTATTATTAGTAACGTATTTCTTCCTTTGTCCCAAGATAAATACACATATCGTATTCTAAGGGATCaattcatcttaagtttgatcaaatatatataaaagaaatactaatatttatgatatgaaATAAACACCATTAGAGCAATCGCATCATTTATTTTTACAggaaacttatttagagatactcAGTACTATTTTTTTATAAGCTAAATTTAAAATCGTTGGGGGCGTAGGTATCAAAGGTTCAGTGTCTTGGGCACAGTGACGATCAGACATCAATACATCATCAGATTGGACAGAAAGTGGGCTGTCGATTCCGCTGTCACCGACCACGCTGCTGCCCAAGCCGAGCCGGCTGCCTTCAGTGACCTTCAGGTTGAAGCTTCCTCGACTGGCTGGAGCCTGGAGCCGAGCCGGTCCCTGTTGCGTAGCCTAGCCGAGTGCGGCGCAGCTGCAGGCTGCAGCCCCCCCCCTCCTCCCTCCCAGTCCCAGACTCCCAGTCGCCTCCCACGAGCGCTACGGCAGCGCGTCTTTCTCTTCCTCTTCCGGTGCTCGTGCTCTCCGTCCTCCGCCTCCCTCGCGCGGAacccaggccgccgccgccgccgccgcagccacaCAAGGAGACCGCGCGGCATGGTAAGCGCCATATCCCACCCCTAATCTCTCCCCAACGAGCGCCGATCCGCCGGTCCGCGCCTGCGGATCTCGCTTGCTAGTCTAGTCCGCCGCCTAAATCTCGCTCCTCGTCGCTGCTTCTTCAGACTTTCTTACTTAATCGACTCGGGGCGTTAGGGTTTCGGTGTCGAGCTGCGCGTGTTTCGGCTGCGTGATTCGATACCACGTCGCTCCTTCCTTCAGGCCCCCGCCTGTTCCTCTCGCACCACACGCCCGCACGGTGCACCCGCTCCTCCCCAAGCAAGGCAAGGGGAGGCCGGAGGGGGACGATCGCACCATTTCCGGGGATGACTTGCAGCTCCGTTTGCGTATCCGCCGCACTTTCCTTTGGCGCGGATGCCTGTCAGGCTGTGATGCCATGATTGCTTGTAAGAGTGCGTTTATGAAGGTCCCGTGTAGTATCCTTGATTGATCCCCACCTGTACGCGTACGCCATTGCTACTATGTTGCCGCGGTTGATTCATGGCACGGTGCTCCAGTGACCTGTCTGGCGTGCGTGCTCTTAGCATCCACCATCTATGCCTGTTGATCTGATATGCAAGATGTTAGATCATAGCTGTAGCATCTGAAATGTGTTCTGAGCTGGGAAATGTTCTATGCTCAAGACTATCCATGTTTATGGTGCTCTGGACACCTTTAGTGCTTGTTTTCTGATATAGCTGGGCAATTTTGATTTTTATGTATATGGCCCCTTACGGTAGCCCACAGCGACTCGATTACTGTGAAGAATGATCTTATTTGCAACGcgtaagtgttttttttttccttattATCATTTGCTTTATGCTCGCACATTGGCATGTATTTTCGTATTTCTAGGTTCACCCATTGCCTGATATTACTGCCTGCATTTGTCTAGTGCAGTAGGCAACCTTGTTAGTTCTGAACTGCCCTTTTCTTCAAACCACTGGCATTGTCTTATTGATTCTCATTGATTTTTTTAACATTTTTGGAACTGGAAAACATATGACTACCTCCTCTTGTTCCTGGGGTTTGTTCTTCCAACGTCGTCTTGTGGCTAACGTAGTCAATTGTTTGCACTACCATTTGATGAGTCGCGCCGGAGTGATCAGTCACGCTTCAAAAGTTCAAGTTGCAATCCTTTCGTACAGTTTGTACCTGGGATTAGGCGATATGCTTTAACCTCACACAAACAGACATGTGCATATTGCCCCCTGTAATAACCAGGATGCACTGGCTGACAAAACAGTACATCTGCAACTAATGGTTGATGTTTAGACGTGCCTGAAGCATTCTTGATCTTGTTTTCATGCAGGTGGCGCTTTTACATTACCTATGCTAGTTTGCCTCATGCTATATTTCCACAATGGTGAAGCTGACTATGATAGCACGTGTCACTGATGGCCTTCCATTGTCGGAGGGATTAGATGATGGTCGGGATCTCAAGGATGCTGACTTCTACAAGCAGCAAGCAAAACTGTTGTTCAAGAACTTGTCAAAAGGGCAGCATGAGGCATCAAGGATGTCAATTGAGACTGGACCATACCTTTTCCAGTATCCTAAATCTGTACTCATTCACAATATTCTTTGTTCCACAATTTCTCATTTGGAAATAGGTGATTCTTCTTCATGATCCTAAATTAGAGTATTGTGCTCAAGGGAAGAAAAAAAACTGCACGTTTACACAGCCTAACCCGATACTGTAATAAACTTACTGAGTTCTCGTCTATATATTGGATTCACTATTCAATTATTCATCTACCAGTTCAAATTCCTTTGACCAGCACCCGCTTATGCATGCATGTTATATGCTTATCATCTATCGCCAATCGCCATTTAGACATTGATGTGTGGATTACACTAAGTAAGCTCTATCACTAATGACGTATATTAATAAAATGATCATTTTCTGCACTAAAATTCTTGTGGTGCTCTAGTTGTGCCTTAATTCAATAAAACAGCTACATCATTGAAGGCCGTGTGTGCTATTTGACTCTGTGTGATCGTTCTTATCCCAAGAAACTTGCATTCCAATATCTCGAAGATCTCAAAAACGAATTTGAGAAAGTCAATGGCAGCCAAATTGAAACTGCTGCAAGGCCATATGCATTTATTAAATTTGGTATGGTTCTCTGCTCAT
Coding sequences within:
- the LOC136451305 gene encoding 25.3 kDa vesicle transport protein SEC22-1 codes for the protein MVKLTMIARVTDGLPLSEGLDDGRDLKDADFYKQQAKLLFKNLSKGQHEASRMSIETGPYLFHYIIEGRVCYLTLCDRSYPKKLAFQYLEDLKNEFEKVNGSQIETAARPYAFIKFDAFIQKTKKLYLDSRTQRNLAKLNDELYEVHQIMTRNVQEVLGVGEKLDQVSEMSSRLTSDTRIYAEKAKDLNRQALIRKYAPVAIVIGIVLMLFWLKNKIW